The nucleotide window CGAGGCTGAGTATCAAGACTTGGTGAGTATGTATCGAATGCTCACCAACGAGGATATAGCCTGGGTGGTTAGTAAAGACAGGCCGCTGTTATTAAAAAAGCTAAACAGCGCCCTGCTAGACCTGCGCGAAAGAGGTAGGTTAAACGATATTATTAATCGATGGATTCCTATCACTGTGCAGGCCGATGCGCGGGAGTATTAGTGAATAACCGACTCGTTTTTTGTTATCCGCTTTGCCCCTAGTAGGGGAGGTTCTGGCAGCAAGTTTTGTCTCTGTTCGATGGGGCCGAGGAACTCTAACTCGAGTTGCAGGCAGCTTGCAGTAGGGGGCGTCTCTGTAGAGGGGGTTAGGTAATTGCGTAATTTGTCGACCACGTTGGACATTACCTGGATGGTTTGATGAACTTGGTCGAGGGTGAGTAGTAGCGTGTTAGTGTCGATCTCGTCGTGGTGCTCTGGCAGCATATTCTCGTCCTTGTTGGGGGCGTAGCCGGATCGGTTGCGCCGATATCAAGCTTAACGATGGTATTAGGTTCATATCGTTTTTTGGGGGAGGAACGATAAAGTATGCCTCCCTATATTGACGTGCAAGGAGTAAGCCTGGGGATAGTCTGTGGATAACCCTGAAGCTTTTATAGGCTTAAAATATTTTAACTTAGGCTTATGAAATAGCAGGCTTTTATAAATGTTTTCTGTCATCTATAACGAGTGGATTAATTAGTTATAAAGCTATATTTTATTATCGCTTTATCGTGCGTTTATTTTTCAAAGGCAACTAAGTGGTCAACGTGCAGTTTGGCGCAGACACGCTGGCCAATGCTGTAGTCGTGGTGGCTGGGGGAGAGTACCTCTAGTGTGGTGTCGTCTGCTAGCTTAATGGTGTAAAGCGTGCTGCTGCCGTTGAATACTTTGTGGCTGATTGTTGCCTGATGGCCGCCTGTGTCGGTGTCGTAAATTTCGATGTCGTCAGGGCGTAACAACACTTCTACATGACAATCTTGCGGCCACTTGTAAGCGCGATTACCGGAGATCGTGCCGAGTTGTGTTGTGACTTTGTCAGGAGAAACGAGCTGACCAGGGATAAAGCTACCGCGGCCGATGAAGTTGGCGACAAAACGGTTGGCGGGCTCGTGGTAGAGGTTAAAAGCGGTATCCCATTGACTGATTCCGCCGTTATTGATGAGGCCAATATGATCGGCAAAGGCGAAGGCTTCCTCTTGGTCATGAGTAACGAGAATGGCGCTGATGTTTAAGCTCTTTAGGATTTGGCGGACTTCGATATTAAGTTTTTTACGTAGCTCGGCATCGAGATTAGAGAATGGTTCATCCATTAATAGTAGCTTAGGCTTCGGGGCTAGCGCCCGAGCAAGCGCGACACGCTGTTGCTGGCCACCAGAGAGCTCATGGGGGTATCGGTGTTCAAAACCTTCAAGGTGGGTCAAGGCGAGTAGTTCGTCGAGCACCGCCTGTTGTTCTTTTTGCTTTTTCTTGTGGATGCCGAAGCAAATATTTTCCTTAACGCTGAGGTGAGGGAAGAGCGCGTAATCCTGGAAGACCATACCGAGTGGCCTTTGTTCTGGTGGAATGGTGTGATCGGCGCTGGATAGTTCGATGCCGGCGAGCTCGATATGCCCTTTATCGATATCAGTAAAGCCTGCGATGGCACGCAGCACGGTTGTCTTGCCACAGCCACTTGCACCCAGTAGACAGCAAATTTCACCGGCCTTGATGTGAAAGCTGAAGTCAGTGACCACCGCTTGTTGTTGGTGGCTACATTGAATGTTTTTGACTGTGAGTAATACGGACATACTTTAATCGACACGTGCTGCGTAGAGGGAGGCGAGGGCAGATCCCCTCATGAGGGGGTTAGCGGTTCAGATGCTTCTGAATCAGCGGCACTAGAATATCGATCATGTTCTGGGCCATTTCTTTATCAATGATGATCGGAGGTAGTAGTCGAATCACGTTGCCGGCGGTGACGTTGATAAGTAGCTTTTGCTCGAGAGCCTGTGCCATCAGCTCAGCACAGTCGCTGCTAAGTTCAATGCCGATCATGAGGCCTTGACCGCGTATCTCAACAACGCCTTGGGTATCCTGCAGGGCGAGGGCGAGCTGTTGGCGAATATATTCCCCCATAGACAGGCTGTTATCGAGTAGCTCATTCTCTTGAATGGTATCTATGACTGCGTTTGCCGCTGCGCATGCAAGTGGGTTGCCGCCAAAGGTTGAGCCATGATTACCTGGTTGAAAAATGCCGCTAGCGCGACGCCCGGCGATGCAGGCACCGATAGGGACGCCGTTACCGAGCCCCTTGGCTGTGGTGACTACGTCGGGCTCAAGCTTCTCATGCTGGAAGGCAAAGTAATGGCCGGTGCGGCCGTTGCCGGTCTGTATCTCGTCGAGCATCAATAGTAGCTCGCTATCATTACAGAGTTGCTGCAAGTTTTTCAGGTAGTTGCGTGGAGAGACATTGACGCCGCCCTCACCTTGGATGGGTTCAACTAAAATAGCGACGATATCACTATGCTGATTGACGAGCTGGCGAACATGTTCGATGTCGCCAAAGGGGGCGCGAATAAATCCCTCAACAAGAGGGCCAAAGCCCGCTTGAATTTTACTGTTACCTGTCGCGCTGAGTGTTGCCAACGTTCGCCCGTGGAAGCTATTTTCCATGACGATGATTTTGGGGGTCTCTATTCCCTTGTTGTGGCCATAGAGGCGAGCAATCTTGATAGCGGCTTCGTTACTCTCAGCGCCTGAGTTGGCAAAGAAGACATTGTCCATGCCTGTGATCGCGATAAGTTTCTCAGCTAACGTTGACTGGCTGCCAACGTGATAGAGGTTGGAGGTGTGCACCAGTGTGGCGGCCTGATTAGTTAGTGCCTCGGTAACCGCCGGATGGCAGTGACCAAGGTTGCAGGTGCCGATACCGCTCAGTGCATCGAGGTAGCGATTGCCATCGATATCGAAGAGGTAGCAGCCTTCGCCACGCTCGAATTGTACCGGCAGGCGTCCGTAGGTGTTCATTATTGTATTTGTCATCGGTGTTATCATCTCTTCAAGCACATCTGGGCAGCACATAGCTGTCTAAGTATGGCTATATTAACAGTGTCGGCAGTATTGGCAATCGTGCGCTGATCGCTAAGTAAAGCTGTGTGGTGAAAATAATTGCGATAGGGAGGAAATGTTGTATGAAAGTGGATACAATCCTCTGCTGAATTGGTAAGGCGGCTACTGGATCGCCGTTGACAGACATAGAGAACAAGTATGAATACTATCGATACCATTAAAGAGCAAATCTCCAATAATGACATCCTGATCTACATGAAGGGCTCACCAAACGCCCCGCAGTGTGGCTTTTCAGCACGCTCAGTAGAGTGTTTGATGAAGTGTGGTCAACGCTTTGCCTATGTCGACATTCTCGCTAACCCAGAAATTCGTGCAGAGCTGCCTAAGTATGCTAACTGGCCAACCTTCCCACAGCTGTGGGTAAAGGGAGAGTTGGTCGGTGGTTGCGATATCATTACCGAGATGTTTGAATCGGGCGAGTTAGAGACGCTGATTAAAGACGCGGCGCCATCGGCGGAGTAGTGTGTGTGCCAGCTCATCCCTAGGTTGAGCTGGCGAGCGTTTTGCTCAATGTGGCATCATACTTTGTTGGTAGTTTTCGAGGCCCACTTTGTCGATTAGACCGAGCTGAGTCTCGATCCAATCAATATGTCCCTCCTCCGACTCTAGAATACTCTCCAGTAGATCACGGCTGCCATAATCTTGTGTTGACTCGCAATACTCAATGGCCTCCTTGAGTAGTGGAACGGCATGTTTAGCCTCAATGTTGAGGTCGCATAGCAGCATTTCTTTTGTGTTTTCACCAATGTGCAGTTTACCTAGGCTCTGTAGGTTGGGCAGCCCCTCTAAGAATAGAATTCTTTCTGTCAGCTGATCGGCATGCTTCATCTCGTCAATGGACTCGTGGTATTCATGCTCAGCAAGTCCATCGAGTCCCCAGTCTTTATACATCTTAGCGTGGAGAA belongs to Sinobacterium caligoides and includes:
- a CDS encoding aspartate aminotransferase family protein — translated: MTNTIMNTYGRLPVQFERGEGCYLFDIDGNRYLDALSGIGTCNLGHCHPAVTEALTNQAATLVHTSNLYHVGSQSTLAEKLIAITGMDNVFFANSGAESNEAAIKIARLYGHNKGIETPKIIVMENSFHGRTLATLSATGNSKIQAGFGPLVEGFIRAPFGDIEHVRQLVNQHSDIVAILVEPIQGEGGVNVSPRNYLKNLQQLCNDSELLLMLDEIQTGNGRTGHYFAFQHEKLEPDVVTTAKGLGNGVPIGACIAGRRASGIFQPGNHGSTFGGNPLACAAANAVIDTIQENELLDNSLSMGEYIRQQLALALQDTQGVVEIRGQGLMIGIELSSDCAELMAQALEQKLLINVTAGNVIRLLPPIIIDKEMAQNMIDILVPLIQKHLNR
- a CDS encoding ABC transporter ATP-binding protein, which encodes MSVLLTVKNIQCSHQQQAVVTDFSFHIKAGEICCLLGASGCGKTTVLRAIAGFTDIDKGHIELAGIELSSADHTIPPEQRPLGMVFQDYALFPHLSVKENICFGIHKKKQKEQQAVLDELLALTHLEGFEHRYPHELSGGQQQRVALARALAPKPKLLLMDEPFSNLDAELRKKLNIEVRQILKSLNISAILVTHDQEEAFAFADHIGLINNGGISQWDTAFNLYHEPANRFVANFIGRGSFIPGQLVSPDKVTTQLGTISGNRAYKWPQDCHVEVLLRPDDIEIYDTDTGGHQATISHKVFNGSSTLYTIKLADDTTLEVLSPSHHDYSIGQRVCAKLHVDHLVAFEK
- the bfr gene encoding bacterioferritin, with product MKGDSKVVGYLNKALANELIAINQYFLHAKMYKDWGLDGLAEHEYHESIDEMKHADQLTERILFLEGLPNLQSLGKLHIGENTKEMLLCDLNIEAKHAVPLLKEAIEYCESTQDYGSRDLLESILESEEGHIDWIETQLGLIDKVGLENYQQSMMPH
- the grxD gene encoding Grx4 family monothiol glutaredoxin, with the translated sequence MNTIDTIKEQISNNDILIYMKGSPNAPQCGFSARSVECLMKCGQRFAYVDILANPEIRAELPKYANWPTFPQLWVKGELVGGCDIITEMFESGELETLIKDAAPSAE